A single Tenacibaculum sp. 190524A02b DNA region contains:
- a CDS encoding UDP-N-acetylmuramoyl-tripeptide--D-alanyl-D-alanine ligase: protein MNIEGIYKIYANNYIVDTDTRSIRKGAVFFALKGGNFNGNKFAQEALEKGASYAVIDEKEYFINDRTILVNDVLKTLQELANYHRNKLAIPIVCLTGSNGKTTTKELIYSVLSKKYNVVATKGNLNNHIGVPLTLLSMNDKTEIGVVEMGANNHGEIAMLSRITNPTYGYITNFGKAHLEGFGSVEGVIKAKSELYDFLRENNKIVIVNPNDEIQSERTKKIHRVLFDESLKYISSSPYVILDFLGINIKSNLIGKYNYTNICAAITIGKVFKLNIEKIKEAIEEYVPKNNRSQIIEKNNLKVILDAYNANPTSMKNALESFSEQESDFKIVVLGDMFELGKKSLEEHQIIADLVSSYKFNYSFLVGEHFNQVDTTLIQNKTFEEFRDSFKGLNLSKNTTILVKGSRGMALERVIELL, encoded by the coding sequence ATGAATATAGAGGGAATTTACAAAATATATGCTAATAACTATATAGTAGATACAGATACTAGAAGTATTAGAAAGGGAGCAGTTTTTTTTGCTTTAAAAGGTGGTAATTTTAATGGAAATAAATTTGCTCAAGAAGCATTAGAAAAAGGAGCCTCTTATGCTGTAATAGATGAAAAGGAGTATTTTATTAATGATAGAACTATATTGGTTAATGATGTTTTAAAAACATTACAAGAACTAGCCAATTATCATAGAAACAAGCTAGCTATTCCTATAGTATGTTTAACAGGTAGCAATGGTAAAACAACAACAAAAGAGCTAATATATTCGGTATTAAGTAAAAAATATAATGTTGTAGCTACTAAAGGGAATTTAAATAATCATATTGGAGTACCATTAACCTTATTGTCTATGAATGACAAAACAGAAATAGGTGTGGTAGAAATGGGGGCTAATAATCATGGTGAAATTGCTATGTTGTCTAGAATTACAAATCCTACATATGGTTATATCACAAACTTTGGTAAAGCACATCTTGAAGGTTTTGGTTCTGTAGAAGGAGTGATTAAAGCAAAATCTGAGCTTTATGATTTTTTAAGAGAAAACAATAAAATAGTTATTGTAAACCCAAATGATGAAATTCAGTCGGAAAGAACAAAAAAAATACATAGAGTTTTATTTGATGAATCTTTAAAATATATTTCATCTTCTCCATACGTTATTTTAGACTTCTTGGGAATCAATATAAAGAGTAATCTAATAGGAAAGTATAATTATACTAATATTTGTGCAGCAATAACCATAGGGAAAGTTTTTAAACTAAATATTGAGAAAATAAAAGAGGCTATTGAGGAATATGTTCCAAAGAATAATAGATCTCAAATCATAGAAAAAAATAACTTAAAAGTAATTTTAGATGCCTATAATGCGAATCCAACGAGTATGAAGAATGCTTTAGAAAGTTTTAGTGAACAGGAAAGTGATTTTAAAATAGTTGTATTAGGGGATATGTTTGAGTTGGGAAAGAAGAGTTTAGAAGAACATCAGATAATAGCTGATTTAGTCTCTAGTTATAAATTTAATTATTCTTTTTTAGTAGGAGAACATTTTAATCAAGTTGATACAACTCTAATACAAAATAAAACTTTTGAAGAGTTTAGAGATAGCTTTAAAGGATTAAATTTATCAAAAAACACAACAATTCTTGTTAAAGGGTCAAGAGGTATGGCTTTAGAAAGAGTGATTGAATTGTTATAA
- the gldJ gene encoding gliding motility lipoprotein GldJ: MKSTLKLFSLLAITGLLITSCSSKKGGSGQSELTGWNFNDPSYGGYLKGKYKAGKNVPPGMVHIEGGTFTMGLVQDDVMFDWNTTPRQMHVRSFYMDETEVTNSEYLLFTQYTKDIFPPEEDQFKNIYNSVLPDTLVWRKGLGNTNLLSESYLRHPSYAEYPVVGVSWIQANKYCKWRTNAVNLKILMDKGIIKNIFKEDSLEFKGKNNFDTDTYLTDPYALFDGDSTIYKKGLPVPRKKGEPKPEKGSFTGRQVTSTDGILAQKFRLPTEVEWEYAAKAIFENREYNNIRGRKKYAWSGKYTRDRDKRRRGDQLANFKQGKGNYSGIAGWSSDGSDIPNAVRSYPPNAFGLYDMSGNVAEWVSDVYRPIIDSEANDFNYFRGNIFTKKLINEDGKVVIVGDEVGEIEYDTLENGRIVPKDLPGSVKYIPITKEDTYMRRNYNLADNSSLGDGDQASSKFYDLDKDQLTGTPRMYNSPTKPEAEKDSLGRVIDNFQYDGKRRTTLISDKSRVFKGGSWADREYWLDPAQRRYFPEYMATNYIGFRCATDKMGPMMMNKRKTATPRYTNK; this comes from the coding sequence ATGAAAAGTACGTTAAAATTATTCAGTTTGTTGGCCATTACGGGATTACTAATTACATCTTGTAGTAGTAAAAAAGGTGGTTCTGGTCAATCAGAATTGACAGGATGGAACTTTAATGACCCTAGTTATGGTGGTTATTTAAAGGGAAAGTATAAGGCAGGAAAAAATGTTCCTCCAGGAATGGTACATATAGAAGGAGGTACGTTTACCATGGGATTGGTTCAGGATGATGTTATGTTTGATTGGAATACAACTCCAAGACAAATGCATGTACGTTCTTTTTATATGGATGAAACTGAGGTAACGAATTCAGAGTACTTACTTTTTACTCAATATACTAAAGATATCTTCCCACCAGAAGAAGATCAATTTAAAAATATCTATAACTCTGTATTACCAGATACATTAGTATGGAGAAAAGGATTAGGTAATACAAACTTGTTATCTGAAAGTTATTTACGTCATCCTTCTTACGCAGAATACCCAGTAGTTGGTGTTAGTTGGATTCAAGCTAATAAGTATTGTAAGTGGCGTACAAATGCTGTAAACTTGAAAATATTAATGGATAAAGGTATTATTAAAAATATCTTTAAAGAAGATTCTCTTGAGTTTAAAGGAAAAAATAATTTTGATACGGATACTTACTTAACAGATCCTTATGCTTTATTTGATGGAGATTCTACTATCTATAAAAAAGGATTACCTGTTCCAAGAAAAAAAGGTGAGCCTAAACCAGAAAAAGGATCATTTACAGGAAGACAAGTTACTTCTACAGATGGTATTTTAGCTCAAAAGTTTAGACTGCCAACTGAAGTAGAATGGGAATATGCAGCAAAAGCTATTTTTGAAAATAGAGAGTATAACAATATTAGAGGTAGAAAGAAGTATGCATGGAGTGGTAAATATACTAGAGATAGAGATAAGAGAAGAAGAGGAGATCAGTTAGCAAACTTTAAGCAAGGAAAAGGTAATTATAGTGGTATCGCTGGATGGAGTAGTGATGGTTCTGATATTCCTAATGCTGTTAGAAGTTATCCGCCAAATGCTTTTGGTTTATATGACATGTCAGGTAATGTTGCTGAATGGGTATCAGATGTTTATAGACCTATTATTGACTCTGAAGCTAATGATTTTAATTATTTTAGAGGTAATATCTTTACAAAGAAGTTAATTAACGAAGATGGTAAAGTTGTTATTGTTGGTGATGAGGTAGGAGAAATAGAATATGATACACTAGAAAATGGAAGAATTGTTCCTAAGGATTTACCAGGAAGTGTTAAATATATTCCTATTACCAAGGAAGATACTTACATGAGAAGAAACTATAACTTAGCAGATAATTCTAGCTTAGGAGATGGAGACCAAGCTTCATCTAAGTTCTATGATTTAGATAAGGATCAGTTAACAGGTACTCCAAGAATGTATAACTCACCTACTAAACCTGAAGCTGAAAAAGACTCATTAGGTAGAGTAATTGATAACTTCCAATACGATGGGAAAAGAAGAACTACTTTAATTAGTGATAAATCTAGAGTGTTTAAGGGAGGTTCTTGGGCTGATAGAGAATACTGGTTAGATCCTGCACAGAGAAGGTATTTTCCAGAGTATATGGCAACCAATTATATAGGTTTTAGATGTGCTACAGACAAAATGGGACCTATGATGATGAACAAGAGAAAAACTGCGACACCTAGGTATACAAATAAATAA
- the porV gene encoding type IX secretion system outer membrane channel protein PorV, which translates to MKKLTILLLFLAVTFTSKAQQQGITTATPFLLITPDARAGGMGDIGVATSSDAFAIFHNPAKTAFNENEISIGLNYTPWLRNLTDDIFAGNLSYVHRFKENSAWGVDIKYFSLGKIDLTDNSGASTGTINPNEFAITGIYSLKLSETFSMGVGLKYINSNLDVSSNLDAVNSFAVDVSAYYRSEEENFGTFNGRYRLGLNITNIGPKVSYTPDQQNFIPTNLKFGGGFDFIFDDYNLLGLNLEFTKLLVPSDPTSTKGWFDGMFSSLGDRPFSEELQEITWALGAEYLYNKAFALRAGYFHESENKGQRQYFTLGAGFKARAFSLDLSYLMNASDVNNPLENTLRFSLSFDLGEIYEDY; encoded by the coding sequence ATGAAAAAATTAACGATTCTTCTATTATTTTTAGCAGTAACTTTTACATCTAAAGCACAGCAACAAGGTATTACAACTGCAACACCTTTCTTATTAATTACACCTGATGCTCGCGCTGGTGGTATGGGAGACATTGGTGTAGCTACTTCATCTGATGCTTTTGCTATTTTTCACAACCCGGCAAAAACAGCTTTTAATGAAAATGAAATTAGTATTGGTTTAAATTACACACCTTGGTTGCGTAATTTAACAGACGACATCTTTGCTGGAAACTTATCTTATGTACACAGATTTAAAGAAAATTCTGCTTGGGGAGTTGATATTAAATATTTTTCTTTAGGGAAAATTGACTTAACTGATAATTCAGGAGCTTCAACAGGAACCATTAACCCTAATGAATTTGCTATAACTGGTATTTATTCTTTAAAGTTAAGTGAAACGTTCTCTATGGGAGTTGGTTTAAAATACATAAACTCAAACTTAGATGTTTCTAGTAACTTAGACGCAGTTAATTCATTTGCTGTAGATGTATCTGCATATTATAGATCTGAAGAAGAAAACTTCGGAACATTTAATGGACGTTATAGATTAGGTTTAAACATCACCAATATAGGACCTAAAGTAAGCTACACGCCGGATCAACAAAACTTCATTCCAACTAACTTAAAGTTTGGTGGTGGTTTTGATTTTATTTTTGATGATTACAATTTGTTAGGTTTAAATTTAGAGTTTACTAAATTATTAGTTCCATCTGACCCTACATCTACTAAAGGATGGTTTGATGGTATGTTTAGTTCATTAGGTGATAGACCTTTTAGTGAAGAACTACAAGAAATTACTTGGGCTTTAGGTGCGGAATATTTATACAATAAAGCTTTTGCGTTAAGAGCAGGTTATTTCCATGAAAGCGAAAACAAAGGGCAACGCCAATATTTTACTTTAGGGGCAGGTTTTAAAGCTAGAGCATTCTCATTAGATTTATCATATTTAATGAATGCCTCTGACGTAAACAACCCATTAGAAAACACATTACGTTTTTCTTTATCATTTGATTTAGGAGAGATTTATGAAGATTATTAA
- a CDS encoding N-acetylglucosamine kinase, translating to MILIADGGSTKVDWVAIDANKNEIFRTRTLGLNPNVVSKDELYNRVIKNELLNLNNEKVNQVYFYGAGCGTNTPKEILKETLSSFFSKATVEIEEDIIGAVYASSGKNESIVCILGTGSNSCYYNGHKAEYVCPALGYTLMDEASGNYFGKKLLRDYFYKQMPKQTASKFSDSFSLNPDEIKHHLYKDENPNRYLATFAKFLIENKNDNYVIELVKNGFRTFFNYHIKSYQKHQQLPIYFIGSIAHFFEDILNEIALEENVNIKGVIQRPIDNLIDFHRSNL from the coding sequence ATGATACTAATCGCAGACGGTGGTTCAACTAAAGTGGACTGGGTAGCTATTGATGCTAATAAAAATGAAATTTTTAGAACGAGAACATTAGGTTTAAATCCCAATGTAGTATCAAAAGATGAACTTTACAACCGAGTTATAAAAAACGAACTATTAAACCTTAACAACGAAAAAGTTAATCAGGTTTACTTTTATGGTGCTGGTTGTGGAACTAATACACCTAAAGAGATATTAAAAGAAACCCTATCCTCTTTTTTTTCTAAAGCTACCGTTGAAATAGAAGAAGACATAATTGGAGCTGTTTATGCTTCCTCAGGGAAAAACGAGTCAATTGTATGTATTTTAGGAACTGGATCTAATAGCTGTTATTATAATGGACATAAAGCTGAATATGTTTGCCCTGCTTTAGGGTATACTTTAATGGATGAGGCTAGTGGTAATTATTTTGGAAAAAAATTACTTCGTGATTATTTTTACAAACAAATGCCAAAACAAACTGCTTCTAAATTTTCAGATAGTTTCAGCTTGAATCCAGATGAAATTAAACACCATCTATATAAAGATGAAAACCCTAATAGATATTTAGCAACATTTGCTAAGTTTTTAATAGAAAATAAAAATGATAATTATGTAATAGAATTGGTTAAAAACGGTTTTAGAACATTTTTCAACTATCACATAAAATCTTATCAAAAACATCAGCAATTACCTATTTATTTTATAGGGTCGATAGCTCATTTTTTTGAAGATATTCTAAATGAAATAGCTTTAGAAGAAAACGTTAATATTAAAGGAGTAATACAAAGACCTATTGATAATTTAATAGATTTTCATCGTTCTAATTTATAA
- a CDS encoding 3-oxoacyl-ACP synthase III family protein, which translates to MMKAIITGTGSYIPSITKNNNHFTDNAFLNSDGTPFENNNQVIIEKFKSITGIEERRYAKSNLNASDLGYFAAQRAIQNAGINPEELDYIILAHNFGDVKDKTIQSDIIPSLATRVKHLLQIENPNCIAYDILFGCPGWVEGVIQAQAFIKANMAKKALIIGAETLSRVIDHHDRDSMIFSDGAGACILESSNSGNLGILSHASQTFAKDEAYHLFFGSSHNDNNDQDVRYIKMHGRKIYEFALSKVPAAMKYALDQSGVPIEKLKKIFIHQANEKMDEAIIKRFYRLYRKPIPEGIMPMTIHKFGNSSVATVPTLLDLVLKGELENQQINKGDVIMLASVGAGMNVNAIVYKV; encoded by the coding sequence ATGATGAAAGCGATAATTACTGGAACAGGATCTTACATTCCTAGCATTACAAAAAACAACAATCATTTTACTGATAATGCTTTTTTAAACTCAGATGGTACACCATTTGAGAACAACAACCAAGTAATTATTGAAAAGTTCAAATCAATAACTGGAATAGAGGAAAGAAGATATGCTAAATCTAATTTAAACGCTTCTGATCTTGGTTACTTTGCTGCTCAAAGAGCTATTCAAAATGCTGGTATTAATCCTGAAGAATTAGATTATATCATACTAGCCCATAATTTTGGTGATGTTAAAGATAAAACGATTCAAAGTGATATTATTCCAAGTTTAGCTACCCGTGTTAAGCATTTACTCCAAATTGAAAACCCTAATTGCATTGCTTATGATATCCTTTTTGGTTGCCCAGGCTGGGTAGAAGGTGTTATTCAAGCGCAAGCCTTTATAAAAGCTAACATGGCTAAAAAAGCTTTGATTATAGGAGCGGAAACACTCTCTCGTGTTATTGATCATCATGATAGAGATTCTATGATATTTAGTGATGGTGCTGGTGCTTGTATATTAGAAAGTTCAAATTCAGGAAACTTAGGTATTCTTAGCCATGCTTCACAAACTTTTGCTAAAGACGAAGCTTATCATTTATTTTTTGGAAGTTCACATAACGATAATAACGACCAAGATGTTCGATATATAAAGATGCATGGTCGAAAAATATACGAATTTGCTTTATCTAAAGTGCCTGCAGCTATGAAATATGCCTTAGATCAAAGTGGAGTTCCTATAGAAAAACTTAAAAAAATATTTATCCATCAAGCTAATGAAAAGATGGACGAAGCCATAATTAAGCGTTTTTACCGTTTATATAGAAAGCCTATTCCAGAAGGAATTATGCCTATGACCATTCATAAATTTGGTAATAGTTCTGTTGCCACTGTACCTACTTTATTAGACTTAGTTTTAAAAGGAGAGCTAGAAAACCAACAAATTAATAAAGGTGATGTTATCATGTTAGCCTCTGTTGGTGCAGGTATGAATGTGAATGCCATTGTTTATAAAGTATAA
- the porU gene encoding type IX secretion system sortase PorU: MKKLFILYLLFPLMGMSQSNSVLSNGNWYKFSINTTGIFKIDASFLSQLGIDINTVNPKNIKIFGNGGNMLPQKVDTFRHNDLQENAIYVHGESDNTFNQDDFILFYGLGPHHWSVDPVSSNVSHIQNIYSDKAYYFLTIDNSPGKRITTLTQPTQNSIKTINSYNDYTFHEVETRNLFAVGREWFGKDFSFENSQSFKINFPKQLSGTNLKVKVSAATISSLVSNMTILANGNNLTNISFPAASISGVSSLATHRTGEGTIPSNTSDFVDINITYNNNGLPSAKAYLDFIEVSGFKELKAIGNQFSFRSFEVNNTTGTVEYQIQNANNINQLWNVSNSISPQSIENLNSSSNVFSFKANGGTLEEYVVVNYNNTFTPVKESNGKIANQNLRALKDIQYLIITNNSLSSEANRLANYHKNNSNLTTSVVTLDKIYNEFASGAPDITGIRDFIKHLHDTSSNDRKLKYVCFFGDSSYDYKDRIIDNNNIVPTYHAPESFNLVTSFVTDDYYVMIEPNEGEMWSAHTIDIASGRIPVTSIQQASAVVNKILNYYSNKTFGDWRNTITLLADDIDQDADKSLQSGLEEVADSIKKHKPIFNINKLYADAFKQENSSGGERYPQVKNAVSNTIENGTLIFDYFGHGGEDGLAGERLLEIPQIEALNNFNTLPLFITVTCEFSRFDNPLRVTAGEKLFLNQNGGAVSMVTTTRDVYINVGEQFNKDLTKHILGFDGSTNTIAQDLVKAKNQTSSIQKFFIFFFGDPAMKLAIPKPNILITKINDKEITQSIDTLKALSKVTFEGIVTDNSNTVLTNFNGELSTTVFDKSIDKQTLDNDGFGVINTFDSQESKLFRGKSSVNNGLFKFEFIVPKDVKIAYGKGKISMYANNNSIDKGGANFDVTVGGINENAPEDNTGPEIQAFMNDESFIDGGNTNASPNLVLKLSDISGINTSITAVDHDIVAILDGNESEPIVLNDYYQTELDDFTKGNVSYKLRNLTTGPHTLKIKAWDTYNNSSETTLNFVVVSDAGLTLTNVLNYPNPFVNYTEFWFNHNKPNEPLEVQVQVFTISGKLVKTINKISQNTGNLSREITWNGLDDFGNKLAKGVYIYKLKVKSTIANIVSEKYEKLVIL; this comes from the coding sequence ATGAAAAAATTATTTATTCTTTATTTACTTTTTCCTTTAATGGGAATGAGTCAATCGAATTCAGTTCTATCAAATGGCAACTGGTATAAGTTTTCTATTAATACCACCGGTATTTTTAAAATTGACGCTTCTTTTCTAAGTCAGTTAGGTATTGACATTAATACTGTAAACCCTAAAAATATAAAAATTTTTGGAAATGGAGGTAATATGCTCCCTCAAAAAGTGGATACTTTTAGACATAACGATTTACAAGAGAATGCTATTTATGTGCATGGTGAAAGTGACAATACTTTTAATCAAGATGATTTTATTCTGTTTTATGGTCTTGGCCCGCATCATTGGTCAGTGGACCCAGTATCTTCAAATGTCTCTCACATACAAAACATATATAGTGATAAAGCGTACTACTTTTTAACCATTGATAATTCTCCAGGTAAAAGAATAACTACTTTAACACAACCAACTCAAAACAGTATAAAAACAATCAACTCATATAATGACTATACTTTTCACGAAGTAGAAACACGAAATCTTTTTGCTGTTGGTAGAGAATGGTTTGGAAAAGATTTTAGTTTTGAAAATTCACAAAGTTTTAAAATAAACTTTCCTAAACAATTGTCTGGCACTAATCTTAAAGTTAAAGTAAGTGCTGCTACTATTTCATCATTAGTTTCAAACATGACTATTTTAGCTAATGGAAATAACTTAACTAATATAAGCTTTCCTGCTGCTTCTATTTCTGGAGTAAGTTCGTTAGCAACTCATAGAACTGGGGAAGGCACTATTCCTTCCAACACCTCTGACTTTGTTGACATTAACATAACATACAATAATAATGGTTTGCCCTCTGCTAAAGCATATCTTGACTTCATAGAGGTTAGTGGCTTTAAAGAGTTAAAAGCAATAGGAAATCAATTTTCCTTCCGTAGTTTTGAAGTAAATAACACTACTGGAACTGTTGAGTATCAAATTCAGAACGCTAACAATATTAATCAGCTTTGGAATGTATCTAACTCTATTTCTCCCCAAAGTATTGAAAACTTAAATTCTTCTTCAAATGTTTTTTCATTTAAAGCCAATGGGGGCACTTTAGAAGAATATGTAGTAGTTAACTACAACAACACTTTTACACCTGTAAAAGAATCAAACGGAAAAATAGCAAATCAAAACTTACGTGCTTTAAAAGATATACAATACCTAATTATTACCAACAATTCTTTATCTAGTGAAGCAAACAGGCTAGCTAACTATCATAAAAATAATTCTAACTTAACCACAAGTGTAGTAACTCTTGATAAAATTTATAATGAATTTGCTTCTGGAGCTCCTGACATTACTGGCATAAGGGATTTTATTAAGCATTTACATGACACCTCTTCTAACGACAGAAAGCTTAAATATGTATGTTTTTTTGGTGATTCCTCATACGATTATAAAGACAGAATCATTGACAACAACAATATTGTACCTACATATCATGCACCAGAAAGTTTTAACCTGGTTACTTCATTTGTTACAGATGATTATTATGTAATGATAGAACCTAATGAAGGTGAAATGTGGAGTGCTCATACTATTGATATTGCTTCTGGAAGAATACCAGTAACTTCTATACAACAAGCCTCTGCTGTTGTAAATAAGATTTTAAATTATTACAGCAACAAAACTTTTGGTGATTGGCGAAACACCATTACACTATTAGCTGACGATATTGACCAAGATGCTGATAAATCTTTACAGTCTGGATTAGAAGAAGTTGCTGATTCAATAAAAAAACACAAACCTATCTTCAATATTAACAAGCTATATGCTGATGCCTTTAAACAAGAAAACTCCTCTGGAGGTGAAAGATATCCTCAAGTTAAAAATGCTGTAAGCAATACTATTGAAAACGGCACTTTAATTTTTGATTATTTTGGACATGGTGGAGAAGATGGTTTAGCTGGGGAAAGATTATTAGAAATCCCGCAAATTGAAGCTTTGAATAATTTTAATACTTTGCCTTTATTTATTACTGTTACTTGTGAATTTTCTAGGTTTGACAATCCTCTTAGAGTAACTGCAGGGGAAAAATTATTCTTAAATCAAAATGGAGGAGCTGTTAGCATGGTTACAACTACGAGAGATGTATACATTAATGTAGGGGAACAGTTCAATAAAGATTTAACCAAACACATTTTAGGATTTGATGGTTCAACAAATACAATAGCCCAAGATTTAGTTAAGGCAAAAAATCAGACGTCTAGTATTCAAAAATTCTTCATTTTCTTTTTTGGTGATCCAGCAATGAAACTTGCTATACCTAAACCCAATATATTAATTACTAAAATTAACGATAAAGAGATTACACAATCTATAGATACTTTAAAAGCTCTTTCTAAAGTTACTTTTGAAGGAATTGTTACTGATAACTCTAATACAGTCTTAACTAATTTTAATGGCGAACTATCTACAACCGTTTTTGATAAATCTATAGACAAACAAACCTTAGATAACGATGGTTTTGGTGTTATTAATACATTTGACTCACAGGAAAGCAAATTATTTAGAGGAAAATCTTCCGTAAATAATGGGCTGTTTAAATTTGAATTTATTGTTCCTAAAGATGTTAAAATAGCTTACGGAAAAGGTAAAATTAGTATGTATGCTAATAACAACAGCATAGATAAAGGTGGTGCTAATTTTGATGTAACTGTTGGTGGCATCAATGAGAATGCTCCAGAAGACAACACTGGTCCAGAAATTCAAGCTTTTATGAATGATGAGTCTTTTATAGATGGTGGCAACACCAATGCTTCTCCTAATCTTGTATTAAAGCTATCTGATATAAGTGGAATAAACACCTCTATTACTGCTGTAGATCATGATATTGTCGCTATTTTAGATGGCAATGAATCTGAACCTATTGTTTTGAATGATTATTATCAAACCGAATTAGATGATTTCACTAAAGGGAATGTTTCTTATAAACTTAGAAACTTAACTACAGGACCTCATACTTTAAAAATAAAAGCTTGGGATACCTACAATAATTCGTCAGAGACAACGTTAAACTTTGTGGTTGTGAGCGATGCAGGCTTAACATTAACAAATGTGTTGAATTACCCAAACCCATTTGTTAACTATACTGAGTTCTGGTTTAATCATAACAAGCCAAATGAACCTTTAGAGGTACAAGTACAAGTTTTTACTATTTCAGGAAAATTAGTTAAAACAATTAATAAAATATCTCAAAACACTGGAAACCTATCAAGAGAGATTACTTGGAATGGTTTAGATGATTTTGGGAATAAACTAGCAAAGGGAGTATACATATATAAATTAAAAGTCAAATCAACAATAGCAAATATAGTATCAGAAAAGTATGAAAAACTAGTCATACTTTAA
- the cdd gene encoding cytidine deaminase yields the protein MKKIDISTSAIVFDTISQLSENDKNLMEKAIEARSKAYAPYSKFNVGAAILLDNGKIITGNNQENAAYPSGMCAERVAIWKAGSEHPNMIVKKIAITAASSTTTVNKPVGPCGACRQTLSEYEINQKQPIEILFMGEVGKIVKTESLLSLLPFSFDSSYL from the coding sequence ATGAAAAAAATAGACATATCAACCTCTGCCATAGTTTTCGACACCATTTCACAATTATCTGAAAATGATAAAAACTTAATGGAAAAAGCTATTGAAGCAAGAAGTAAAGCTTATGCTCCTTACTCAAAATTTAATGTGGGAGCTGCAATTTTACTTGACAATGGAAAAATAATAACTGGAAATAACCAAGAAAATGCAGCATATCCTTCTGGTATGTGTGCTGAACGAGTTGCCATATGGAAAGCTGGTTCAGAACATCCAAATATGATTGTAAAAAAAATAGCCATCACAGCCGCCTCAAGTACTACAACTGTTAATAAACCTGTAGGGCCTTGTGGAGCATGTAGACAAACGTTATCTGAGTATGAAATTAATCAAAAACAACCTATAGAAATATTATTTATGGGAGAAGTAGGAAAAATAGTAAAAACAGAATCTTTACTTTCTTTGCTTCCTTTTTCCTTTGATAGTTCTTATTTATAA